The proteins below are encoded in one region of Effusibacillus dendaii:
- a CDS encoding dihydroorotate dehydrogenase: protein MSKEVDLSVQIGDLQLKNPVMPASGCFAFGKEMAEWYDLSRLGAIMVKATTLEPRLGNPTPRVAETSGGMLNAIGLQNPGVEKVISEELPHLRQYEDLKIIVNVAGTAIDDYVETARRLSESGLADALELNISCPNVKCGGIQFGVDPTLAADLVRAVKQVTSVPLIVKLSPNVTDIVEMARAVEAAGADALSMINTLVGMHIDLEKRKPLIAIGTGGLSGPAVKPVAIRMIYQAAQAVRIPIIGMGGIMSGEDAIEYFMAGASAVAVGTANFVNPFACPEILDEIVAWCQGHGVERVRELTGAAWKEGEMPGA, encoded by the coding sequence ATGTCTAAAGAAGTCGATCTGTCCGTTCAAATCGGCGATCTGCAGCTGAAAAATCCGGTCATGCCGGCATCCGGCTGTTTTGCGTTCGGCAAGGAAATGGCCGAATGGTATGATCTTTCAAGGCTTGGAGCCATCATGGTGAAAGCAACTACGCTCGAACCGCGCTTGGGCAATCCGACTCCCCGTGTAGCGGAGACGTCGGGCGGCATGTTAAACGCCATCGGACTGCAAAATCCGGGCGTTGAAAAAGTGATTTCAGAAGAATTGCCGCATCTTCGCCAATATGAAGATTTAAAAATTATCGTGAATGTGGCAGGCACCGCGATTGATGATTATGTGGAAACGGCCAGACGCTTAAGTGAAAGTGGACTGGCTGACGCGCTTGAATTAAACATCTCCTGTCCGAACGTGAAATGCGGCGGCATTCAATTCGGCGTTGACCCGACACTGGCGGCCGATCTGGTGCGTGCGGTGAAACAGGTGACGAGCGTACCGCTGATCGTCAAACTGTCGCCCAACGTCACCGACATTGTGGAGATGGCAAGGGCGGTGGAAGCAGCAGGGGCGGATGCGCTGTCCATGATCAACACGCTGGTCGGCATGCATATCGATCTGGAAAAACGGAAGCCGCTGATTGCCATCGGCACGGGCGGTTTGTCGGGACCGGCTGTCAAACCGGTCGCGATTCGCATGATCTATCAAGCCGCACAGGCGGTACGCATTCCGATCATCGGCATGGGCGGTATTATGAGCGGTGAAGACGCGATTGAATATTTCATGGCAGGCGCTTCTGCCGTTGCGGTGGGAACGGCCAATTTTGTAAATCCATTTGCATGCCCGGAGATTCTTGATGAGATCGTGGCTTGGTGTCAAGGGCATGGCGTCGAGCGGGTTCGCGAACTGACGGGCGCGGCTTGGAAAGAGGGGGAGATGCCCGGTGCCTGA
- a CDS encoding dihydroorotate dehydrogenase electron transfer subunit, producing MPDHAAKGRYSVVQHFAVAENMMRLTIESEGELPPYLPGQFLHIRVTDGSDHLLRRPISLCTASRIHKQFTVVYRISGKGTKLLADKRVGDTLDVLGPLGKGFPLHKGDRNVLLLGGGIGVPPMVELAKQLTIQGVKVTTIVGFQTASQAILIDDLSQYGEVLVATNDGSLGQKGFVTQYLTEERLAETDRFYACGPSPMLAAVQKATGEKAVGYLSLEERMGCGIGLCAACVHKAVMPDGSVGYRKVCKEGPVFAAEEVVFDV from the coding sequence ATGCCGGATCACGCAGCTAAGGGCCGCTACTCGGTAGTGCAGCACTTTGCCGTGGCGGAAAACATGATGCGGTTGACGATCGAGTCGGAAGGGGAACTGCCGCCTTATCTGCCCGGCCAATTTTTGCACATTCGCGTCACAGACGGCAGCGACCATCTGCTGCGCCGCCCGATCTCCCTTTGTACGGCCAGCCGGATACACAAACAGTTTACCGTTGTCTACCGGATTTCCGGCAAAGGCACCAAACTTCTGGCGGACAAACGGGTCGGGGATACGCTCGACGTATTGGGGCCGCTTGGCAAAGGATTTCCGCTGCATAAAGGAGACCGAAACGTTCTTTTGCTGGGAGGCGGCATAGGCGTTCCGCCGATGGTTGAACTGGCCAAGCAGTTGACCATTCAGGGCGTGAAAGTGACGACGATTGTCGGATTCCAGACGGCAAGTCAGGCCATCCTGATCGATGATCTTTCCCAATATGGGGAAGTATTGGTGGCAACGAACGACGGATCACTCGGTCAGAAAGGGTTTGTCACCCAATACCTGACAGAAGAGCGTCTTGCCGAAACAGACCGTTTTTATGCGTGCGGCCCGTCTCCGATGCTGGCCGCTGTGCAGAAGGCCACAGGGGAAAAAGCGGTCGGGTACCTGTCCTTGGAAGAACGGATGGGCTGCGGCATCGGGCTGTGTGCCGCTTGTGTGCACAAAGCGGTAATGCCGGATGGCAGCGTGGGCTACCGCAAGGTATGTAAAGAGGGTCCCGTATTTGCCGCCGAGGAGGTAGTATTTGATGTCTAA
- the carB gene encoding carbamoyl-phosphate synthase large subunit has protein sequence MPKRTDLKKILVIGSGPIVIGQAAEFDYAGTQACQALKEEGIEVVLVNSNPATIMTDPDIADRVYIEPLTVEFVSQIIRQERPDGILATLGGQTGLNLAVQLSESGILEQEGVELLGTKLSSIEQAEDREKFRNLMKELNEPIPESAIVTNWEEAESFANEIGFPIIIRPAYTLGGTGGGIASDWQEYKDIVTLGLTLSPITQVLVEKSIAGYKEIEYEVLRDSHDNAIIVCNMENIDPVGIHTGDSIVVAPSQTLSDHEYQMLRSASLKIVRALQIEGGCNVQLALDPDSFNYYVIEVNPRVSRSSALASKATGYPIAKVAAKVAIGYTLDEIINPVTGQTYASFEPALDYVVTKIPRWPFDKFVSAKRVLGTQMKATGEVMAIERSFEASLLKAIRSLEIGLDSLDLPEASELDQAELEKRLVQADDERLFLLAESFKRGYTIEQLHELTRIDLFFLNKIEGIVRFCEQLSAEGTNLSENTLHVAKRIGLTDKTIARYTGLTEDAVVSMRDSMGLRPVYKMVDTCAAEFEAATPYYYSAYEQEDEVADSNRKKVLVLGSGPIRIGQGIEFDYCSVHAVWALKAAGYESVIINNNPETVSTDFNTSDRLYFEPLFVEDVMHVIEREKPEGVIVQFGGQTAINLAAPLAKRGVRIIGTALEDIDRAEDREKFDQLLTELDIPRPAGKTVFTVEAAVLAGRALGYPCVVRPSYVLGGRAMEIVYNEEELLYYMKHAVKVNEEHPVLIDRYLIGKEVEVDAISDGETVMIPGIMEHIERAGVHSGDSIAVYPTQSVSKSVKDTILDYTTRIARALHVKGLLNIQYVVQGEAVYVLEVNPRSSRTVPFLSKITGVPMVDVATRIILGEKLTDMGYQNGLWPEAKEVSVKVPVFSFAKLRRVDVTLGPEMKSTGEVMGSERSFDKALYKGLLAGGIRIPESGTIIATIADKDKQEALEILSGYAVLGFHIAATGGTAKFLREQGIRVEEVKKLSEGSPNLLDLIRSGRANMVINTLTRGKEPQRDGFRIRREAVENGIPCLTSLDTAKAMLEVLQTIKFSTRPLGRMHTEGITSDQMKTTHASAVTKEATPHAGSRS, from the coding sequence ATGCCAAAACGGACAGATTTGAAAAAAATATTGGTGATCGGTTCCGGTCCGATTGTAATCGGGCAGGCGGCCGAGTTTGACTATGCGGGAACACAGGCCTGCCAAGCGTTAAAGGAAGAAGGCATCGAAGTGGTGCTGGTAAATTCGAATCCGGCTACCATCATGACCGATCCGGATATTGCCGATCGTGTCTATATCGAGCCGTTGACCGTCGAATTTGTATCGCAAATTATCCGGCAGGAACGGCCGGACGGCATATTGGCAACGCTTGGCGGACAAACGGGATTGAACCTGGCGGTGCAGCTGTCGGAAAGCGGCATTTTGGAACAGGAAGGTGTCGAACTGCTTGGCACCAAACTTTCTTCGATCGAACAGGCGGAAGACCGTGAGAAATTCCGCAACCTGATGAAAGAACTGAACGAACCGATTCCGGAGAGCGCGATTGTCACCAATTGGGAGGAGGCCGAATCGTTTGCGAACGAAATCGGGTTCCCGATCATCATCCGACCGGCCTATACGCTGGGCGGAACCGGGGGAGGCATCGCATCCGATTGGCAGGAATACAAGGACATTGTGACGCTCGGATTGACTTTGTCTCCCATCACGCAGGTGCTTGTCGAAAAATCGATAGCTGGCTACAAAGAGATCGAGTACGAAGTGCTGCGCGACAGCCACGATAATGCAATTATCGTCTGCAACATGGAAAATATCGATCCGGTCGGCATTCATACGGGTGACTCGATTGTGGTGGCGCCGAGCCAGACGCTGTCCGATCATGAATATCAAATGCTTCGTTCCGCCTCGTTAAAAATCGTCCGTGCGTTACAGATCGAAGGCGGCTGCAATGTACAATTGGCGCTTGACCCGGACTCATTCAACTATTATGTGATCGAAGTGAACCCGCGCGTCAGTCGCAGTTCTGCGTTGGCATCGAAAGCAACCGGGTATCCGATTGCAAAAGTAGCGGCTAAAGTGGCGATCGGCTACACGCTCGACGAAATTATCAATCCGGTGACCGGGCAGACATATGCCTCTTTTGAACCGGCGCTCGACTATGTCGTGACAAAAATCCCCCGTTGGCCGTTTGATAAATTCGTTTCTGCCAAACGGGTGCTCGGCACACAGATGAAGGCGACCGGCGAAGTGATGGCGATTGAACGGTCGTTTGAAGCGTCTCTCCTCAAAGCGATCCGATCGCTTGAGATCGGACTGGATTCACTCGATTTGCCGGAAGCGTCCGAATTGGACCAGGCGGAACTGGAAAAACGACTGGTACAGGCAGATGACGAGCGTCTGTTTTTACTGGCCGAATCGTTCAAACGGGGTTATACGATTGAACAACTGCATGAACTGACGCGCATCGACCTGTTTTTCCTGAACAAGATTGAGGGGATCGTGCGGTTTTGTGAGCAGTTGTCAGCAGAAGGAACCAATTTATCGGAAAACACGCTGCATGTGGCAAAACGAATCGGTCTCACCGATAAGACAATCGCCCGTTATACCGGACTTACGGAAGATGCGGTGGTCTCCATGCGTGATTCGATGGGCCTACGTCCCGTCTACAAAATGGTGGACACCTGCGCGGCCGAATTTGAAGCGGCCACTCCTTATTATTACTCCGCTTACGAGCAGGAAGACGAAGTGGCTGACAGCAACCGGAAAAAGGTGCTGGTGCTCGGCTCCGGACCGATCCGCATTGGACAGGGAATCGAATTCGACTACTGCTCTGTGCATGCTGTATGGGCATTGAAAGCGGCCGGGTATGAATCGGTCATCATCAACAACAACCCGGAGACCGTATCGACCGATTTTAACACGTCTGACCGGCTGTATTTTGAACCGCTGTTTGTCGAAGACGTCATGCATGTGATCGAGCGGGAAAAACCGGAAGGCGTGATCGTCCAGTTCGGCGGCCAGACAGCAATCAATCTGGCAGCGCCGCTTGCCAAACGGGGTGTTCGGATTATCGGTACTGCTTTAGAAGACATCGACCGGGCGGAAGACCGGGAAAAATTCGACCAACTGCTGACCGAACTGGATATTCCGCGACCGGCCGGGAAAACGGTGTTCACCGTGGAAGCGGCTGTGTTAGCGGGGCGTGCGCTTGGCTATCCGTGTGTGGTCCGCCCCTCTTATGTACTGGGCGGTCGGGCAATGGAAATCGTCTACAATGAAGAAGAGTTGCTTTATTACATGAAACATGCGGTAAAGGTGAACGAGGAACACCCGGTGCTGATTGACCGGTATCTGATCGGCAAAGAGGTCGAAGTGGACGCCATTTCAGACGGGGAAACGGTAATGATACCAGGCATTATGGAACATATTGAGCGGGCCGGCGTTCATTCCGGCGATTCGATCGCTGTGTATCCGACGCAGTCTGTTTCAAAATCTGTGAAAGACACGATTCTCGACTACACCACCCGGATTGCCCGCGCTTTGCATGTGAAAGGGCTGCTCAATATTCAGTATGTGGTGCAGGGGGAAGCGGTCTATGTGTTGGAAGTGAATCCGCGTTCTTCCCGGACCGTGCCATTCCTTTCCAAAATCACCGGGGTGCCGATGGTCGATGTGGCAACCCGTATCATTCTGGGGGAAAAATTGACCGACATGGGCTACCAAAACGGTCTTTGGCCGGAAGCGAAAGAGGTTTCTGTCAAGGTTCCTGTCTTCTCGTTTGCGAAGCTGCGCCGCGTCGATGTGACGCTCGGTCCGGAAATGAAATCGACAGGTGAAGTCATGGGATCGGAACGATCGTTTGATAAAGCGCTGTATAAAGGGCTCCTGGCGGGAGGAATCCGTATTCCGGAGTCAGGCACAATTATTGCCACGATTGCGGACAAAGATAAACAGGAAGCGCTCGAAATTCTAAGCGGCTACGCGGTATTGGGATTCCACATCGCAGCGACGGGCGGCACCGCCAAATTCCTGAGAGAACAGGGAATTCGCGTCGAAGAGGTAAAAAAACTGTCGGAAGGGTCTCCCAACTTGCTTGATTTGATTCGCTCCGGTCGCGCCAATATGGTGATTAATACGCTGACGAGGGGCAAAGAGCCGCAGCGGGACGGGTTCCGGATTCGCCGGGAAGCGGTCGAAAACGGCATTCCCTGCTTAACTTCGCTGGATACGGCAAAAGCGATGCTGGAAGTGCTGCAGACGATCAAATTCTCCACGCGTCCGCTGGGCCGGATGCATACGGAAGGCATCACGTCCGATCAGATGAAGACGACCCATGCATCAGCCGTGACGAAGGAGGCGACCCCGCATGCCGGATCACGCAGCTAA
- a CDS encoding carbamoyl phosphate synthase small subunit — MRARLVLEDGTIYEGTGFGAPGESFGEVVFNTGMTGYQEVLTDPSYYGQIVTMTYPLIGNYGINVDDVESTKPHVFGFVVREAADFPSNWRSIGKINDYLANNGITGISGIDTRSLVKKIRQHGTMRAVITTLDTPLENIKEMLKGTLPPDQVQRVTTSSVYRCPGEGPRVVAMDFGMKQGVLRSLVTRGCDVTVVPSDTTAEEILAWKPHGVMLSNGPGNPEDYPHMVNTVQDLLGRVPVFGICLGHQLLALACGAKTEKLKFGHRGANHPVKDLLNGRVYITSQNHGYTVKPETLAGTQLELTHINQNDGTVEGIRHTKHPAFSVQYHPEARPGPDDSDYLFDRFLDMMMAFNGQGRN, encoded by the coding sequence ATGCGGGCGAGACTGGTTCTGGAAGACGGAACGATATATGAAGGAACAGGCTTTGGAGCACCCGGCGAATCGTTTGGGGAAGTCGTTTTTAACACCGGCATGACCGGTTATCAGGAGGTATTGACCGATCCGTCCTATTACGGACAGATCGTTACCATGACATATCCGCTGATCGGCAACTACGGAATCAATGTGGACGATGTCGAATCGACCAAGCCGCATGTGTTCGGATTTGTCGTACGGGAAGCGGCCGATTTTCCAAGCAATTGGCGGAGTATCGGAAAAATCAACGACTATTTGGCCAACAACGGGATCACCGGCATATCGGGCATCGATACCCGGTCGTTGGTGAAAAAAATCCGCCAACACGGGACGATGCGGGCGGTGATTACGACTCTTGACACACCGCTTGAAAATATAAAGGAGATGCTGAAGGGCACACTGCCGCCTGATCAGGTGCAGCGGGTGACCACCTCCTCCGTATACCGTTGTCCGGGCGAAGGCCCTCGCGTAGTGGCAATGGATTTCGGGATGAAACAAGGGGTGCTCCGTTCTCTTGTGACGAGAGGGTGTGATGTAACGGTCGTTCCGTCAGACACGACTGCGGAAGAGATTCTGGCTTGGAAACCGCATGGCGTGATGCTGTCAAACGGACCCGGAAACCCGGAAGACTATCCGCATATGGTCAATACCGTACAGGATTTGCTTGGAAGAGTGCCTGTTTTCGGCATTTGCCTCGGCCATCAGCTGTTGGCGCTGGCATGCGGGGCGAAAACGGAGAAACTGAAATTCGGACACCGAGGGGCGAATCACCCGGTGAAAGATCTGCTGAACGGACGTGTGTATATCACTTCACAAAATCACGGGTACACCGTCAAACCGGAGACGCTGGCGGGCACCCAACTGGAACTGACTCATATCAATCAGAACGACGGTACAGTTGAAGGGATTCGCCATACAAAGCATCCGGCTTTTTCGGTACAGTACCATCCGGAAGCGCGGCCCGGCCCGGACGATTCCGATTATCTGTTTGACCGTTTTCTCGATATGATGATGGCATTTAACGGACAGGGGAGGAACTGA
- a CDS encoding dihydroorotase, with protein sequence MGIILKNGKLLDLDTGLLLSREIEIEEGLVRKIKDHIEIPETHNLQVIDLRGGVIVPGFIDMHVHLRDPGLEYKETIETGTKAAARGGFTTVACMPNTKPVLDTPEQMRYIYETAEKTGFARVLPYAAITRSERGEELTDMEALKKAGAVGFTDDGVGVQSGGMMRSAMERAKSLELPIVIHAEDETLSGKGCMNEGEVSKRLGLPGIPGVAESVHVARDVLLAELTGAHLHVCHISDASAVDLVRWAKKRGIHVTAEVTPHHLLLTDESIDGTDANWKVNPPLRTEKDRLACLEGLLDGTIDMVATDHAPHSEEEKQRAFQVAPFGFVGLETAFPLLYSELVLKSKLISLPDLVKKMATAPADVFGLSGGRLRSGGVADLTVLDLQQERTIDAGEFLSKGRNTPFVGRKVKGWPVLTVCGGRITYQNLPTA encoded by the coding sequence ATGGGAATCATATTGAAAAACGGAAAACTGCTTGATCTTGACACGGGGTTGCTGCTTTCCCGTGAAATTGAAATCGAAGAGGGCCTGGTTCGTAAAATCAAAGACCATATTGAAATCCCGGAAACCCATAATCTGCAGGTGATCGATCTGCGGGGCGGAGTGATTGTTCCCGGTTTTATCGATATGCATGTGCATTTGCGCGATCCGGGATTGGAATATAAAGAAACGATTGAAACGGGCACGAAGGCGGCAGCCAGAGGTGGCTTCACGACTGTCGCCTGCATGCCGAACACAAAACCGGTTTTGGATACGCCGGAACAGATGCGATATATTTACGAAACAGCGGAGAAAACCGGTTTTGCGCGAGTTTTGCCTTATGCGGCAATTACCCGCAGCGAACGGGGAGAAGAGCTGACCGATATGGAAGCGTTGAAAAAAGCGGGCGCGGTTGGTTTTACGGATGACGGAGTCGGCGTGCAGTCGGGCGGCATGATGCGAAGCGCCATGGAACGGGCCAAATCGTTGGAACTGCCGATTGTCATACATGCGGAAGATGAAACGCTGTCCGGCAAAGGGTGCATGAATGAGGGGGAAGTATCCAAACGGCTGGGACTGCCCGGCATCCCGGGGGTGGCCGAATCGGTTCACGTGGCTCGCGATGTGCTGTTGGCCGAACTGACAGGCGCGCATCTGCATGTGTGCCATATATCGGATGCGAGTGCGGTCGATCTGGTACGATGGGCCAAAAAACGGGGCATTCACGTGACGGCGGAAGTTACGCCGCATCACCTTCTGCTGACCGATGAATCGATCGACGGAACGGATGCCAATTGGAAGGTAAACCCGCCGCTGCGCACGGAAAAAGACCGGCTCGCTTGTCTGGAAGGGCTGTTGGACGGAACGATCGATATGGTGGCCACCGACCATGCCCCACATTCGGAAGAGGAGAAGCAGCGCGCGTTTCAGGTGGCACCCTTCGGGTTTGTCGGTTTGGAAACGGCGTTTCCTTTACTGTATAGCGAACTGGTATTGAAATCGAAATTGATTTCCTTGCCGGATCTGGTGAAAAAAATGGCCACTGCGCCAGCCGATGTTTTCGGGTTATCCGGCGGCCGTCTGCGGTCAGGCGGCGTCGCCGACCTGACGGTGCTCGATTTGCAGCAGGAACGGACAATCGATGCAGGCGAATTTTTGTCAAAAGGTCGCAATACCCCGTTTGTCGGCCGGAAAGTGAAGGGTTGGCCGGTCTTGACTGTCTGCGGAGGGCGGATCACCTATCAGAATTTGCCAACCGCCTGA
- the pyrB gene encoding aspartate carbamoyltransferase gives MERHILGAKQFDRSQLEELFAAAQGMEMVTRSGGSHLLNGKVMASLFFEPSTRTRFSFESAMTRLGGHVISTENASQFSSAIKGETLEDSIRVISSYADVIVIRHNEIGAASRAAKVSRVPILNAGDGAGEHPTQALLDLYTIQKELGGIDGISIAMVGDLTYGRTVHSLAYVLANFKDITIYFTAPENTPIPQQVKDYLTAKEVRFYENGNLPEVAAKVDVLYQTRVQKERFPTQAEYEKAAGRYIVNGQLLDRMKQSAIVMHPLPRAGEIVPEVDDDPRAAYFRQAENGVYVRMALLAQAVGVRPPQAGKRPDPNLLIV, from the coding sequence ATGGAGCGGCATATATTGGGAGCCAAACAGTTTGACCGCAGTCAGCTGGAAGAACTGTTTGCGGCGGCACAAGGCATGGAAATGGTGACGCGGAGCGGCGGCAGCCATCTGTTAAACGGAAAGGTGATGGCCTCACTTTTTTTTGAACCCAGCACGCGTACCCGGTTCTCGTTTGAATCCGCCATGACACGGTTAGGCGGCCATGTGATCTCGACGGAAAACGCTTCGCAATTTTCCTCCGCGATCAAAGGCGAAACACTGGAAGATTCGATTCGGGTAATTTCCTCCTACGCGGATGTGATTGTCATACGTCACAATGAAATAGGGGCAGCGTCCCGTGCTGCAAAAGTCAGCCGAGTGCCGATTTTGAACGCGGGTGACGGGGCGGGGGAACATCCCACACAAGCGCTGCTTGATCTGTACACCATTCAAAAGGAATTGGGCGGTATTGACGGTATTTCAATCGCCATGGTAGGCGATTTGACCTACGGCCGAACAGTCCATTCGCTCGCGTATGTGCTGGCGAATTTTAAGGATATCACGATTTACTTTACCGCTCCGGAGAACACGCCGATTCCGCAGCAGGTGAAAGACTATCTGACCGCGAAAGAGGTGCGTTTTTACGAAAACGGCAATCTGCCCGAGGTTGCGGCAAAAGTGGATGTTCTCTACCAAACCCGCGTTCAGAAAGAACGGTTTCCCACACAAGCCGAATATGAAAAAGCGGCCGGGCGCTATATTGTAAACGGTCAGCTGCTTGATCGAATGAAGCAATCCGCGATTGTCATGCACCCGCTGCCGCGAGCAGGCGAAATCGTACCGGAAGTGGATGATGACCCGCGCGCCGCTTATTTCCGGCAGGCAGAAAATGGGGTCTATGTTCGGATGGCGCTGCTGGCGCAGGCGGTGGGAGTTCGTCCGCCGCAGGCAGGCAAGCGTCCCGACCCGAACCTTTTGATTGTCTGA
- the uraA gene encoding uracil permease, whose amino-acid sequence MQQQRVIDVQEKLPLAQMLPLSLQHLFAMFGATVLVPILTGLNPAIALLTSGIGTLLFIFITKGQIPSYLGSSFAFIAPIIAVSKAQGTGAAMFGAFLSGIVYIVIAAIIAKFGVRWLNRLLPPVVVGSIIIVIGLGLANVAVANASKNLLIAFVTLVIAIIASAFFRGFLGVIPVLIGVVGGYVFAALVGAVDFTKVAQAPFFQVPVFTTPKVSAMAAWAIAPVALVTIAEHIGHLLVTEKIVGRNLMEKPGLHRSLLGDGVATSVAGLIGGPPTTTYGENIGVLAITRVYSVWVIGGAAILAIAFAFLGKLNALISLIPEAVMGGITILLFGIIASAGLRMLVESGIDYSQKRNLIISSVILVVGVGGMVIHVGQFSLESMTLATLAGIILNLVLPQFKEVNENL is encoded by the coding sequence ATGCAACAACAACGAGTGATTGACGTACAGGAAAAACTGCCGCTTGCACAGATGCTTCCTCTCTCGCTGCAGCATCTGTTTGCAATGTTTGGCGCTACCGTGCTGGTGCCGATTCTGACCGGACTGAATCCAGCAATCGCACTGCTCACGAGCGGAATTGGCACACTATTGTTCATTTTTATCACAAAAGGGCAAATTCCCAGTTATCTCGGTTCATCTTTCGCATTCATCGCTCCGATCATTGCTGTATCGAAAGCGCAGGGAACAGGCGCCGCCATGTTCGGTGCCTTCCTGTCGGGGATTGTCTATATCGTCATCGCAGCCATCATTGCAAAATTCGGTGTGCGCTGGCTGAATCGCCTGCTGCCGCCGGTGGTGGTCGGTTCAATCATCATCGTAATCGGTTTGGGATTGGCCAACGTGGCCGTGGCAAATGCCAGCAAGAACCTGTTGATCGCCTTCGTCACACTCGTGATTGCGATCATCGCGTCCGCCTTTTTCCGTGGTTTCCTGGGAGTGATTCCGGTGTTGATCGGGGTGGTTGGCGGATATGTGTTCGCGGCTTTGGTAGGGGCAGTTGACTTTACGAAAGTGGCGCAAGCTCCATTTTTCCAGGTGCCTGTCTTTACGACGCCAAAAGTCTCCGCAATGGCTGCCTGGGCGATTGCGCCGGTGGCGTTAGTGACGATTGCGGAACATATTGGGCATCTGCTGGTGACAGAAAAAATCGTAGGCCGCAACCTGATGGAAAAACCGGGCTTGCATCGCTCGCTGCTGGGGGATGGGGTGGCCACCTCTGTAGCCGGGTTGATTGGCGGACCGCCGACCACCACGTATGGCGAGAACATCGGCGTGTTGGCCATCACTCGCGTCTACTCCGTTTGGGTAATTGGCGGTGCCGCTATACTGGCTATCGCATTCGCCTTCCTGGGCAAGCTGAATGCCCTGATTTCCTTGATCCCGGAAGCGGTGATGGGGGGTATCACGATTCTCTTGTTTGGGATTATCGCTTCTGCCGGTTTACGGATGCTGGTCGAATCGGGCATTGATTACAGTCAAAAACGCAACCTGATCATTTCCAGCGTAATCCTTGTAGTGGGAGTGGGCGGTATGGTCATCCATGTCGGACAGTTTTCACTCGAGAGTATGACGCTCGCTACGTTGGCAGGAATTATCCTGAATCTGGTGCTGCCTCAATTTAAAGAAGTAAACGAAAACCTTTAA
- the pyrR gene encoding bifunctional pyr operon transcriptional regulator/uracil phosphoribosyltransferase PyrR: protein METVFKTQLLDEQAINRALTRIAHEIVEKNKGIDNLVLIGIRTRGIYIAKRLEERIGQIEGIQLPVGSIDITLYRDDLQEKAEQPQISGHEIPVSIKGKKVVLVDDVLYTGRTVRAALDALIDLGRPSLIQLAVLVDRGHRELPIRPDYVGKNVPTSLTEVVAVHVKEIDGEDKVVLLEIKS, encoded by the coding sequence ATGGAGACGGTTTTCAAGACGCAGCTTCTCGACGAGCAGGCAATTAACCGTGCGTTAACCCGCATTGCGCATGAGATTGTCGAAAAAAACAAAGGAATCGACAACCTGGTACTGATCGGCATCCGGACAAGAGGGATTTATATCGCGAAACGGTTGGAGGAAAGAATCGGCCAGATTGAAGGTATTCAGTTGCCGGTGGGCTCGATCGATATCACGCTGTATCGCGATGATTTACAGGAGAAAGCGGAACAGCCGCAAATTTCCGGACATGAGATACCCGTTTCGATCAAAGGCAAAAAAGTAGTGCTGGTCGACGATGTCCTCTATACGGGCCGGACGGTTCGGGCTGCGCTTGACGCGCTGATTGACCTGGGACGCCCGAGTCTGATTCAACTGGCTGTTCTGGTCGATCGCGGCCACCGCGAGCTGCCGATTCGCCCTGATTATGTCGGCAAAAACGTCCCGACCTCACTAACGGAAGTCGTAGCGGTTCACGTCAAGGAAATTGACGGTGAAGATAAAGTCGTTTTGTTAGAGATAAAATCGTAA